One region of Halomicrobium sp. LC1Hm genomic DNA includes:
- a CDS encoding HIT family protein, protein MEQVFAPWRIEWVEREEKNPDVDCVFCALPERDDDREHRVVARNDHAYVLLNNAPYSPGHVMVIPNQHTGDYRALPEEVLLAHARLKQRTFDALEASLDPDAFNAGLNLGGGPAGGSIEDHLHTHVVPRWEGDTNFMPVVSDTQVIVEGLEDTYDRVHEGFAAQDDATVVDDDTAVSFGTERVSNCRER, encoded by the coding sequence ATGGAGCAGGTGTTCGCGCCGTGGCGGATCGAGTGGGTCGAACGGGAGGAGAAGAACCCGGATGTCGACTGCGTGTTCTGCGCGTTGCCCGAGCGCGACGACGACCGGGAGCACAGAGTCGTCGCCCGCAACGACCACGCCTACGTGTTGCTGAACAACGCGCCGTACAGTCCGGGCCACGTCATGGTCATTCCCAACCAGCACACGGGCGACTACCGAGCCCTCCCGGAGGAGGTGTTGCTCGCACACGCTCGCCTGAAACAGCGGACGTTCGACGCTCTGGAGGCGTCGCTCGACCCGGACGCCTTCAACGCCGGGCTGAACCTCGGTGGCGGGCCCGCGGGCGGCTCGATCGAGGACCACCTCCACACCCACGTCGTCCCCCGCTGGGAGGGGGACACGAACTTCATGCCGGTGGTCAGCGACACGCAGGTGATCGTCGAGGGGCTGGAAGACACGTACGACCGCGTTCACGAGGGGTTCGCGGCCCAGGACGACGCGACGGTCGTCGACGACGACACCGCCGTCTCGTTCGGGACCGAACGTGTCTCGAACTGTCGGGAACGATAG
- a CDS encoding ATP-binding protein yields the protein MIIQLSGDLTYAGYLLVFTVATLACFVSIHRVQQLEASGTRRGLTALLLTSGGWALSYLGYFLVPDPGLKTAFYVVGLVVGIATVGAWLYFCSAFTGRTLHRSTGLRRAAVAIFLAIVALKVTNSYHGLYFATRTATEPFPHLAVTHGPAHWIVIGLCYALTFVGYFMLFERLRQVSYKTWPFGLLVAVTGAPFALNFIGHATPLLVDVSHEPLGVAVFAVGVSFVFRERFQAIGLADGDDKPILIVNERDQLREYNGAAAALFPALDRLDVIGQPLWSVVPSVAEALDSESGVLSVRDGGEIRYYQLTESPFAAGRSPVGRLVLFTDITERERDRRELQRQNERLEEFASVVSHDLRNPLQVLRGAFEGARETGDSSHFERGERALDRMETLIDDVLSLARQGQPIDETEPISLASLAASCWEVIEAGDADLVVETDLDLVADPDRFRQLLENLFRNAVEHGGDDVTVRVGRLPEGNGFYVADDGPGIPVDDREAVFESGYSTTDGGTGFGLAIVSEIVDAHGWEITVSGRAADDAPDGHTESDDRSRTATGATFEITGISSPAGVDASEAA from the coding sequence GTGATCATTCAGTTGTCTGGTGACCTCACCTACGCGGGCTATCTCCTGGTGTTCACTGTGGCAACACTGGCCTGCTTCGTGAGCATCCACAGAGTCCAGCAGCTCGAAGCGTCTGGCACGCGACGAGGACTGACGGCGCTGCTCCTGACCAGCGGTGGCTGGGCGCTCTCGTACCTGGGCTACTTCCTCGTGCCCGATCCAGGGCTCAAAACCGCGTTCTACGTCGTCGGCCTCGTCGTCGGCATCGCGACGGTCGGTGCCTGGCTGTACTTCTGTTCGGCGTTCACCGGACGGACGCTCCATCGCAGCACCGGCCTCCGACGCGCGGCCGTCGCGATCTTCCTCGCGATCGTCGCGCTGAAGGTCACGAACTCGTATCACGGACTGTACTTCGCGACCCGGACCGCGACGGAGCCGTTCCCCCACCTGGCCGTGACACACGGCCCCGCACACTGGATCGTCATCGGGCTCTGCTACGCGCTGACGTTCGTCGGCTACTTCATGCTCTTCGAGCGGCTCCGGCAGGTCAGTTACAAGACGTGGCCGTTCGGCCTCCTCGTCGCGGTGACGGGGGCACCGTTCGCACTGAACTTCATCGGGCACGCGACGCCCCTGCTCGTCGACGTGAGCCACGAACCGCTCGGTGTCGCGGTCTTCGCCGTCGGCGTCTCGTTCGTCTTCCGCGAACGGTTCCAGGCGATCGGGCTCGCGGACGGAGACGACAAGCCCATCCTCATCGTGAACGAACGCGACCAGCTCCGGGAGTACAACGGAGCAGCGGCCGCCCTCTTTCCCGCGCTCGATCGGCTGGACGTGATCGGACAGCCCCTCTGGAGCGTCGTTCCGTCCGTCGCCGAGGCACTCGACTCCGAATCGGGGGTGCTGTCCGTCCGCGACGGCGGCGAGATCCGGTACTACCAGCTCACAGAGAGTCCCTTCGCCGCCGGACGGTCACCGGTCGGTCGGCTCGTGCTCTTTACCGACATCACGGAGCGCGAGCGCGACCGACGCGAACTCCAGCGCCAGAACGAGCGCCTCGAAGAGTTCGCCAGCGTCGTCTCTCACGACCTCCGGAACCCCTTGCAGGTGTTGCGGGGCGCGTTCGAGGGCGCTCGCGAGACGGGGGACTCCTCACACTTCGAGCGCGGGGAGCGGGCGCTCGACCGGATGGAGACGCTCATCGACGACGTGCTCTCGCTCGCCCGGCAGGGCCAGCCCATCGACGAGACCGAACCGATCTCGCTCGCGTCGCTGGCGGCGTCGTGCTGGGAGGTCATCGAGGCCGGCGACGCCGATCTGGTCGTCGAAACCGATCTCGACCTCGTCGCCGATCCCGACCGCTTCCGTCAACTCCTGGAGAACCTCTTTCGGAACGCGGTCGAACACGGCGGTGACGACGTGACCGTTCGAGTCGGGCGACTACCGGAGGGCAACGGCTTCTACGTCGCAGACGACGGTCCCGGCATCCCGGTCGACGACCGAGAGGCGGTGTTCGAGTCCGGCTACTCGACGACCGACGGGGGGACCGGCTTCGGACTGGCGATCGTCAGCGAGATCGTCGACGCCCACGGCTGGGAGATCACGGTGTCGGGACGAGCGGCCGACGACGCTCCCGACGGACACACGGAATCGGACGACCGTTCGAGAACGGCCACCGGTGCCACCTTCGAGATCACTGGGATCAGTTCTCCAGCCGGCGTCGACGCGAGCGAAGCGGCTTAG